The candidate division WOR-3 bacterium genome includes a window with the following:
- a CDS encoding 1-acyl-sn-glycerol-3-phosphate acyltransferase produces the protein MSANFAPENKRAQPVVLEQEKFARRVWAGVKAVLLTLYGLLIRIRVVGKERVGLPIKSGFVVAANHLTGADSIVIQLALRTRVFFLAAARWFHSRFVGFWMKNLCDTMPVAIGKGNENIPTLRRSVQMLKQGAVLGVYPEGELNRRGGVDHLYDGTAWLAVRAQVPVVPVYVAGLKLGPEPNSKAGLDEAWEGFFSVLGNLLNRNIVVAIGEPIEPPAVPPSSAEELRRELARINQRLQEEFSRLRVSVDPRRN, from the coding sequence ATGAGTGCTAATTTCGCGCCGGAGAATAAAAGGGCACAGCCGGTTGTGCTTGAGCAGGAGAAGTTTGCCCGCAGAGTGTGGGCGGGCGTGAAGGCGGTGCTGCTCACCCTTTACGGGCTGCTAATCCGGATTCGGGTGGTTGGTAAGGAACGGGTTGGACTACCAATCAAAAGCGGGTTTGTGGTTGCGGCAAATCATCTGACCGGAGCGGATTCGATTGTGATTCAACTGGCGTTGCGGACCCGGGTATTTTTTCTGGCAGCGGCAAGGTGGTTCCATTCGCGGTTTGTCGGTTTCTGGATGAAGAATCTGTGTGACACGATGCCGGTGGCGATTGGCAAGGGTAATGAAAACATCCCGACTTTGCGGCGCAGTGTCCAGATGTTGAAGCAGGGCGCGGTGTTGGGGGTCTATCCTGAAGGTGAGTTGAACCGCCGGGGTGGTGTTGACCATCTCTACGATGGTACCGCGTGGCTGGCGGTGCGGGCTCAGGTACCGGTGGTACCGGTGTATGTTGCCGGGTTGAAACTGGGACCGGAACCCAATTCCAAAGCCGGTCTGGACGAAGCCTGGGAGGGGTTCTTTTCGGTTTTGGGGAATTTGCTGAATCGCAATATCGTGGTGGCGATTGGTGAGCCAATTGAACCGCCCGCGGTACCGCCTTCTTCTGCAGAAGAGTTGCGGCGGGAGCTGGCGCGCATCAATCAGCGGCTCCAGGAGGAGTTTTCCCGATTACGGGTGAGCGTTGACCCAAGGAGAAATTGA
- the holA gene encoding DNA polymerase III subunit delta — protein MRQKEYQAPEDVFADVASKRLRSVYLFYDSEPLFVEEFVRLLKAKLLIPGLEVFDFEKIDAHEVRGDVVGTIEAAARQLPVAAPRRLVVVEHLEELRKEALEKLCGVFVSLPDSVTVVASCEYEKGLKEVFKKAGVERFVVQLRAPEGDGLVRLLKSWGEAAGLKIDDGAAQCLVEVCGSDLRFLKGEMDKLETVLDAGEKVTEDVVKRYVSSTRVFELQEFIRMVRERNAAAALRLLRRLEEKGEEPLRIVVNLGYALLNWLRKPDYYTKEMPWGEGAVRTRRLYKAIDALYEINRRIVSGHPEPFALLDMWLVWALGPGRTREAVKGRSSYE, from the coding sequence ATGCGTCAGAAGGAGTATCAGGCGCCCGAGGATGTTTTTGCTGATGTAGCGTCCAAACGGCTCCGTTCGGTTTATCTGTTTTACGACAGTGAACCGCTTTTTGTTGAGGAGTTTGTCCGGCTTTTAAAGGCAAAGTTGCTAATCCCCGGGCTGGAAGTTTTTGATTTTGAAAAGATTGATGCACACGAGGTTCGGGGTGATGTTGTCGGAACGATTGAGGCGGCGGCACGGCAGTTGCCGGTCGCAGCACCGCGGCGGCTGGTGGTGGTTGAGCACTTAGAGGAGTTGCGCAAGGAGGCGCTGGAAAAGTTGTGCGGGGTGTTTGTTAGTTTGCCAGATTCGGTGACGGTGGTGGCAAGTTGTGAGTATGAAAAAGGGTTGAAGGAGGTTTTTAAGAAAGCCGGTGTGGAACGGTTTGTGGTGCAGTTGCGGGCGCCCGAGGGTGATGGGCTGGTGCGGTTGTTGAAAAGCTGGGGTGAGGCGGCAGGGCTGAAGATTGACGATGGGGCGGCACAGTGTTTGGTGGAGGTGTGCGGGAGTGATTTGCGGTTTCTTAAAGGGGAGATGGATAAATTGGAGACGGTGCTGGATGCAGGAGAAAAGGTTACCGAGGATGTGGTAAAGCGGTATGTCAGTTCAACGCGGGTGTTTGAGTTGCAGGAGTTTATTCGTATGGTGCGGGAGCGCAATGCCGCAGCGGCGCTGCGTTTGCTGCGACGGCTTGAGGAGAAGGGCGAGGAGCCGTTGCGGATTGTGGTCAATTTAGGTTATGCGCTCTTGAACTGGTTGCGCAAACCGGACTATTATACGAAAGAGATGCCGTGGGGTGAAGGTGCGGTCCGGACCCGGCGCCTGTATAAGGCGATTGACGCACTTTACGAAATCAACCGGCGGATTGTTTCCGGCCATCCGGAACCATTTGCTTTACTTGATATGTGGCTGGTCTGGGCGCTGGGACCCGGGAGAACAAGAGAAGCGGTGAAAGGAAGGTCGAGTTATGAGTGA
- a CDS encoding leucine--tRNA ligase: MSDYSIREIELKWQRFWDEKGVFKTNPNPKKKYYVLEMFLYPSGDMHLGHARNYCIGDCVARLKMMQGFDVLHPFGWDAFGLPAENAAIEHNIPPWVWTFDSIDLCKRNLKLLGIGYDWDREVTTCRPEYYRWNQWLFLKFYERGLVYRKEAYVNWCPRCQTVLANEQVVEGRCYRSSCAAPVEKKKLTQWFFKITDYAQDLLDGIEELTGWPESVRVMQRNWIGRSEGIEVDFQLDDGTKIPVWTTRPDTLYGVTFLALAPDAPLAETIARGTPQEQAVAEFCHRVLIQPEIERTAAGREKQGIFTGKFAQNPLTGERVPIYIADFVLASYGTGMVMGVPGHDQRDFEFARKYQIPIKVVIVPEGKTLLPEEMTAAYTEPGVMVNSGPFDGTPSEKGIQLVIEELERRGIGRRKVQYRLKDWLISRQRYWGTPIPMIHCPHCGIVPVPYEQLPVLLPPEVKDYKPKGKSVLAGVESFINTTCPKCGGPAQRDPDTMDTFVDSSWYHLRYTDPHNDQLPFTRENADKWLPIDEYIGGIEHACGHLIFFRFFTRVLHDLGMVSVKEPCRVLHTQGMVSLEGKTMSSSRRHGVWVGPFVEEHGADCARLGVLFAAPPEKPLEWSNELVTGVKRFIARIWRLFEDAGYQPPPEKLAVDKLSAEEKTLYIRLNQTHKKVITDAENFQFNTAISALMEFLNELYLFPDRNSAVFKFALVRFVKLLAPFAPHLSEELWHRYYPEKGSIFTEPMPEWDERFVHFDTIEIPIQVNGKLRGKVVVSRTSGEEEVKKAALESKDVAPHIEGKEVVRVVLIPGRVVNIVVR, encoded by the coding sequence ATGAGTGATTACTCAATAAGAGAAATAGAGTTGAAATGGCAACGGTTCTGGGATGAAAAAGGGGTTTTTAAGACGAATCCCAACCCGAAGAAAAAGTACTATGTCTTAGAGATGTTTCTCTACCCTTCGGGCGATATGCATCTAGGTCACGCCCGCAATTACTGTATCGGTGACTGCGTGGCACGGCTCAAGATGATGCAGGGGTTTGATGTTTTGCATCCGTTTGGCTGGGATGCGTTCGGTCTGCCCGCGGAAAATGCGGCGATTGAGCACAACATCCCACCCTGGGTCTGGACCTTTGATTCGATTGACCTGTGCAAGAGAAATCTCAAACTGTTAGGCATCGGCTATGACTGGGACCGGGAGGTTACGACCTGTCGGCCCGAGTATTACCGCTGGAATCAGTGGTTGTTTTTGAAGTTTTATGAACGGGGGCTGGTATACCGCAAGGAGGCTTATGTCAACTGGTGTCCGCGCTGCCAGACGGTGCTGGCGAATGAGCAGGTGGTAGAAGGCAGGTGTTACCGTTCGAGTTGTGCGGCGCCGGTGGAGAAGAAGAAATTGACCCAGTGGTTTTTCAAAATCACCGATTATGCCCAGGACTTGCTGGACGGAATTGAGGAGTTGACGGGCTGGCCCGAGAGTGTACGGGTGATGCAGCGCAACTGGATTGGCCGGTCCGAAGGGATTGAGGTCGATTTTCAACTGGACGACGGCACGAAAATTCCGGTGTGGACCACCCGGCCTGATACGCTTTACGGAGTAACCTTTCTGGCGCTGGCACCGGATGCGCCGCTGGCAGAAACAATTGCCCGGGGCACACCGCAGGAACAGGCGGTCGCAGAGTTCTGTCACCGGGTTTTGATTCAGCCTGAGATTGAGCGGACCGCTGCGGGTAGAGAAAAACAGGGGATTTTCACGGGCAAGTTTGCCCAAAATCCCTTGACCGGCGAACGGGTACCAATTTACATTGCGGACTTTGTGCTTGCCAGTTATGGAACCGGAATGGTGATGGGTGTGCCCGGACACGACCAGCGGGACTTTGAGTTTGCCCGGAAGTATCAAATTCCGATTAAAGTGGTAATTGTGCCTGAAGGCAAAACGCTTTTGCCCGAAGAAATGACCGCTGCCTACACCGAACCAGGGGTGATGGTCAACTCCGGTCCGTTTGACGGCACACCTTCGGAAAAGGGGATTCAACTGGTGATTGAGGAACTGGAAAGGCGCGGAATTGGCCGGCGCAAGGTACAGTACCGGCTGAAAGACTGGCTTATCTCCCGGCAGCGCTACTGGGGCACACCGATTCCGATGATTCACTGCCCGCACTGCGGCATTGTTCCGGTTCCCTATGAGCAGTTGCCGGTCCTTTTGCCGCCCGAGGTCAAAGATTACAAACCCAAAGGCAAGTCGGTCCTTGCCGGAGTGGAGTCGTTTATCAACACCACCTGTCCGAAGTGCGGTGGTCCGGCGCAGCGCGACCCGGATACGATGGACACCTTTGTTGACTCTTCCTGGTACCATCTGCGCTACACCGACCCGCACAACGACCAACTGCCCTTTACCCGGGAGAATGCGGACAAGTGGTTGCCGATTGATGAGTACATCGGCGGTATTGAGCACGCCTGTGGCCATCTGATTTTCTTCCGATTTTTTACCCGGGTTCTGCATGACCTCGGGATGGTTTCGGTAAAAGAACCCTGCCGGGTTTTGCACACCCAGGGGATGGTTTCGCTGGAAGGTAAGACGATGTCTTCGTCCCGGCGCCATGGGGTGTGGGTTGGACCGTTTGTTGAGGAGCACGGTGCGGACTGTGCCCGGCTCGGGGTACTCTTTGCCGCACCGCCCGAGAAGCCGCTGGAGTGGTCAAATGAACTGGTTACCGGTGTCAAGCGTTTTATCGCTCGAATCTGGCGGCTGTTTGAAGATGCGGGTTATCAACCGCCGCCGGAAAAACTGGCGGTGGACAAATTGAGCGCCGAGGAGAAAACACTTTACATCCGACTGAATCAGACCCATAAGAAGGTGATAACCGATGCCGAGAACTTCCAGTTTAACACCGCAATCAGCGCGCTGATGGAGTTCCTGAATGAGCTGTATCTGTTCCCGGACCGGAATTCAGCGGTGTTTAAGTTTGCGCTGGTGCGGTTTGTTAAACTTTTGGCGCCGTTTGCGCCCCATCTGAGCGAAGAGTTGTGGCATCGTTACTACCCAGAAAAAGGCTCGATATTTACCGAACCAATGCCGGAATGGGATGAGCGGTTTGTGCACTTTGACACGATTGAGATACCAATCCAGGTCAACGGCAAACTGCGGGGTAAGGTGGTTGTGAGCCGGACAAGCGGTGAGGAGGAGGTGAAAAAGGCGGCACTGGAAAGCAAAGATGTCGCACCCCATATTGAGGGGAAAGAGGTGGTGCGGGTGGTTTTAATACCGGGCCGGGTGGTAAACATCGTGGTCCGTTAA
- the guaA gene encoding glutamine-hydrolyzing GMP synthase, protein MEKVLVLDFGSQYTQLIARRIRELRVFSEIVPFNIAAEEILSRQARALILSGGPASVFEKKAPLPDPAIFSLGIPILGICYGMQLTAYLLGGKVTRGGAREYGGAQFEKVGSSPLFAGLPARFSVWMSHGDSVTRVPAGFEKLGRTGHLAIAAMAQESRRIYGVQFHPEVEHTPLGKKILANFLFRIARCRPEWTMQEFIAEKTAEIRNTVGKKRVLCAVSGGVDSTVLATLLYRAIGRQLVAVFVDNGLLRAREPETVLRTLRRRLPVRFVPAAERFLTRLKGVTDPEKKRKIIGNEFIRVFEDVAGDLGGIEFLAQGTLYPDLIESRSAFGGPSATIKTHHNVGGLPRDLKFKLIEPLKELFKDEVRRLGRALHIPKAILERHPFPGPGLAVRILGAVTPERLKLVRAADEIFITELHRSGYYHKVWQALCVLLPVRSVGVMGDERTYENVVALRAVTSTDAMTADWARLPEDLLARIAARITNEVPGINRVVYDISSKPPATIEWE, encoded by the coding sequence CTGGAAAAGGTTTTAGTCTTAGATTTCGGCTCCCAGTACACCCAGTTAATTGCTCGGCGCATTCGGGAGTTGCGGGTTTTCTCCGAGATTGTGCCTTTTAACATCGCGGCTGAAGAGATATTGAGCCGTCAGGCGCGGGCGCTCATCCTTTCCGGTGGTCCGGCAAGCGTGTTTGAGAAGAAGGCACCTTTACCGGACCCGGCGATTTTCAGTCTGGGTATCCCGATTCTCGGGATTTGCTACGGGATGCAACTTACCGCCTATCTTTTAGGGGGAAAGGTGACGCGCGGGGGTGCGCGGGAGTACGGCGGCGCGCAGTTTGAGAAGGTTGGGTCGAGCCCGCTTTTTGCCGGGTTACCAGCGCGGTTTTCGGTGTGGATGAGCCATGGCGATTCGGTGACCAGAGTGCCTGCCGGGTTTGAGAAGTTGGGCAGGACCGGGCATCTTGCCATCGCGGCAATGGCACAGGAGTCACGGCGCATTTACGGGGTGCAGTTTCATCCGGAGGTGGAGCACACGCCACTGGGAAAGAAGATTCTGGCGAACTTTCTTTTCCGCATCGCCCGGTGCCGGCCGGAATGGACAATGCAGGAGTTTATTGCCGAAAAGACCGCGGAAATCAGAAACACGGTGGGGAAAAAGCGGGTGTTGTGTGCGGTATCGGGCGGGGTTGACTCAACAGTTCTCGCCACATTGCTTTACCGGGCAATTGGCCGGCAACTGGTAGCGGTTTTTGTTGACAATGGACTTTTGCGCGCCAGGGAACCGGAGACGGTGTTAAGGACGCTGCGGCGCCGGTTACCGGTGCGGTTTGTGCCAGCAGCAGAACGGTTTTTAACCCGGCTCAAGGGTGTTACCGACCCGGAAAAGAAGCGGAAAATTATCGGCAATGAGTTTATCCGGGTGTTTGAAGATGTGGCAGGGGACCTGGGTGGAATTGAGTTTCTGGCGCAGGGCACGCTGTATCCGGACCTGATTGAGTCGCGCTCGGCGTTTGGCGGCCCTTCGGCAACAATTAAGACCCATCACAATGTGGGCGGTTTGCCCCGGGATTTGAAGTTTAAACTGATTGAGCCGCTAAAGGAACTGTTCAAAGATGAGGTCCGGCGTTTAGGACGGGCGCTGCACATCCCGAAGGCGATTCTTGAGCGGCACCCGTTTCCGGGACCCGGGTTGGCGGTACGCATCCTGGGTGCGGTGACACCGGAGCGGCTGAAACTGGTGCGTGCCGCCGACGAAATTTTCATCACCGAGTTGCACCGTTCAGGTTACTACCACAAGGTCTGGCAGGCGCTGTGTGTGCTTTTGCCGGTGCGTTCGGTTGGGGTGATGGGTGATGAGCGGACCTATGAGAATGTTGTTGCCCTGCGCGCGGTCACATCAACCGATGCGATGACCGCAGATTGGGCACGACTGCCAGAAGATTTGCTTGCCCGCATCGCCGCCCGTATCACCAATGAGGTGCCGGGAATCAATCGGGTGGTTTACGACATCTCCTCCAAACCGCCGGCAACGATTGAGTGGGAGTAG
- a CDS encoding acyl-CoA N-acyltransferase: MVTVTEVKTSQQLRQFIDLPFVLYRGNPYWVPPLKKEVAALLDFQHHPFWEHAIGTLFLAENAGKVVGRISAQIDHNYNNLWDEKLGSFGFFECVDDQDVANGLFDAAAQWVKTRGMNRLRGPMSPSSNDEWGFLLEGYDKPPALMMPYNPPYYLRLAENYGFVKAKDLLAFIKYASTPMPERLVALAERLRANPNITVRPINMKNLPAEMAIIKELYNASWEKNWGFSPMTEKEMNLLAQNLKTFADPNMVLFAFYQGKPAGLAITLPDMNQVLKHLNGKLGLIGMLKFLYYRRKITGARAIVFGFKAEYRRLGLPVLLFYETERYMRQNGYQWCELSWNLEDNWLINEFDRELGGEVYKKYRVVEKPI, from the coding sequence ATGGTCACCGTCACTGAGGTTAAAACCTCACAACAGTTGCGGCAGTTTATCGACCTGCCCTTTGTCCTGTACCGGGGAAACCCGTACTGGGTACCGCCGCTTAAGAAAGAGGTCGCCGCACTCCTTGACTTCCAGCACCACCCGTTCTGGGAGCACGCCATCGGCACCCTGTTCCTCGCCGAAAATGCCGGTAAAGTGGTGGGCAGAATTTCGGCGCAAATTGACCACAACTACAACAACCTCTGGGACGAAAAACTTGGTTCGTTTGGCTTTTTTGAATGTGTGGACGACCAGGATGTGGCAAACGGGCTGTTTGACGCCGCCGCGCAATGGGTCAAGACGCGCGGGATGAACCGGCTGCGCGGACCAATGAGTCCTTCTTCCAACGATGAGTGGGGCTTCCTTTTGGAAGGTTACGACAAGCCACCCGCTTTGATGATGCCCTACAACCCGCCTTATTACCTGCGCCTCGCTGAAAATTACGGATTCGTCAAGGCTAAAGACCTCCTCGCCTTTATTAAATACGCCTCAACCCCGATGCCGGAAAGACTCGTCGCGCTTGCCGAACGGCTGCGCGCCAATCCCAATATCACGGTGCGACCCATCAATATGAAAAACCTGCCCGCGGAGATGGCAATCATTAAGGAACTGTACAACGCGTCCTGGGAAAAGAACTGGGGATTTTCACCGATGACCGAAAAGGAGATGAACCTCCTTGCCCAGAACCTGAAAACCTTTGCCGACCCCAATATGGTCCTTTTCGCCTTTTATCAGGGCAAACCGGCTGGACTCGCCATCACTTTGCCCGATATGAATCAGGTTTTAAAGCATCTAAACGGTAAGCTGGGACTTATCGGAATGTTAAAATTCCTCTACTACCGCCGGAAAATAACCGGCGCCCGGGCGATTGTATTCGGGTTCAAAGCCGAGTACCGCCGGCTTGGCTTACCGGTTCTTCTCTTCTACGAAACCGAAAGGTATATGCGGCAAAATGGCTATCAATGGTGCGAACTGTCCTGGAACCTTGAAGACAACTGGCTCATCAACGAATTTGACCGGGAACTGGGTGGTGAAGTGTACAAAAAGTACCGGGTGGTTGAAAAGCCCATATAA